GGATGAGCGATAACATCAGCTTCAACCTTGCCGCATCCGGTTACCTTGTTGCCAAGTATGTTCCTTATGGAACGGTGGCGGAACTTCTGCCCTATCTTACAAGGCGCGCTCAGGAAAATTCCTCGGTGCTGGGCCAGAGCAGTCGCGAGCTCGATCTTTTGAATCGCGAATGGGCTCGACGTAAAGCCGCAAAGTAAATCTCCAACTGCATTATCGGGGCGGGCAGTTCTTGCCCTCCTTATACTACCCATGCCTCGTGTTACACTCTTTACAAGGCTTGATGGCATTCATGCGTAAGAAATCGGCTTCGTTTTCCGATTTCTGCGTTACGAAAATTCATCGTAATTACCAATAATTGCGCTCAAGTCCGCGTTGCTCCCAGCGAATGTTTAAGGTTTGGAACCGTTTCACCGAACTATTTCGTTATAGGAAGGTTTCCCCGTGCGGGAAGCTTGATTAGAGGTCAACCTATGAAATTTCGATTCGTACGCACGCGTCTTCTTCTGACAACTCTGCTGATGAGCCTGGCACCGGCCACGTTCGCCATCGACCTGAAGCCCGAAGAGATTCGTGGTAAAGGGCAGCAGTCCCCTGTGACTATTCTCCAGAATCGCTACTTTACCAAAGCGCTGCGCCCTGAGCTGGGTGTTTCCTATGGAACCATCACTAATGAAGCTTATACCGATACCACGCTCTTGGGCTTCCGGGGCGCGATGTTTCTGAATGAGTGGATCGGTGTCGAGCTGCAGTCGATGACGGCCAAGGTCGCGGATTCTGATGACCGCAAGGCTCTGCGCCGGATCACCTACTACCGTCGCGAGGCGGATGGCTCGTTCGTTCAGGGGATTTTGGATCCTGAAGTCAACCAGATCAAGAAAATCATCGACACCAGTGCGATTCTTGCTCCGTTTTACGGAAAGCTCAACCTTGCCGACTTCCTGATCGTTTACTCCGATGTTTACTTCACAGCAGGCCTGTCGCGTGTCAGCACGGATCAGGGCGATCTGAATGCTCTGAACTACGGCGCGGGTCAAAGGTTCTATTGGGCCAAGGCCCTTTCGATGCGCATCGACTTCAAAGCGCGCAGTTACACAGAAACACGAAATGGTGCGGACTATCGCAAGAATACCTATAGCGTCGACTTCGGTCTGAGCTACTACCTGTTTTAAATAGTCCAAGCCTGGGGTGGGAGCGTAATGTTAGTGAAAAATATAAAAAGCTTGATACTGATAGCCGGGCTGGTGTCGACACCGCTTTGGGCGCAGAAAAACACGACGAAAGCGGTTCCGAAGAAACCGGCGGCCGGCAAGCAGGTTTTTGTCCAGGGACAGGTCAATCCTGTGACCAATAGACGTCTGCTCGCAGTTTTCGAAAAGTATCGTCGCGGCGAGCTTCAAAAGCGCCCGGCCTGGGACGCTTTGGATACCTTCGTTCCGAAACTGAGCGAGCTGACGCTCGATAATCGTCTGGCCTATGAGCAGGTCCGCGCTGAACTTCTCTTCCTGGCCGGTTATCCCCTTCTGGCCTCGGAGCATGCGATCCGGGCTTTGGCGCTGGCTCAGGTGCCTTATGATGAAAAACATAAACCGCTCTGGGAGATTCTTTGGAAAACATCCAAAGTCAAACCCATTCAGTATCTTCTGGAAGAACTGGGGGGCAACCTCGGCTTCCGGGAAGGTAATCCACCCTCGTTTGGCAACAACTGGAACTATATCCTGGCCAACGCCTTTGCCGCGAAAAACGATACCGCGGCAGCCAAGAAAGCCTATGATAAGATCGTGATGCAGGATCGCTATTTCATGCCGGCTCAGTATCAGCTGGGTCTGATTGCGATCAAGATGAATCAGCCGCAGCAGGCGGAGGCATACTTCCGCGCTGTCCTGAATCCTGCGGCCCAGGATCTTGCCGAGCTTCGCCGTTATGAAATGGCGGAAATGCTCAACTACACGCACATGGCCCTGGCCCGACTCTATTACCAGGAGCGCCGCTTCATCGAATCCGCTCAGGAATACCGTTTGATTCGTCGCAGCAGCGTGCTCTTCTATGACGCCATCTTCGAACAGGCCTGGGCTTTGTTCATGGCCGGTAGCGTGAAGCACGCATTGGGCGCGCTTTACTCCTCGCACTCGCCTTACTTCGAGGATCGCTTCAATCCCGAAGGCAAGGTTTTGGAATCCATGATTTACTATTGGGTTTGCCGCTATGATGATGCCCGGAATTCGCTGGCGGACTTCGCGGACAAACACCGTGATGCCGTCGCCAACCTCGGGACCTTCCTCGATCGGCAACGCCTGAGCCCGGACGCCGCCTATCAGCTGTTTGAAAACCTGATCACGGGCGTGTCCGGCGAATCCATCGGGATTCCCATCAACGTTTTGAATACCGCCGCCCATAGCGATGTGATGCTGCTCGTGCGCGATCAGTATGCGACGCTCATCGAGGAGCTGAATGCCCTTGAAACATACGGCATCTATGGATCCCTGCCCGACATCGAGCCCTATAAGCAGATGCTCCTCGGACGGGCCGCCATCATGCGGACCGAGATCGGCTCGCGCTTCCTGGGCGAGCTGCGGAACCTCAAGGATCACTTTGATGAGCTTTATGACCAATCCCAGTTCCTCTATCTTGAACTGCTCATGAGCCAGAAGGATCAAATCCTTGGCAAAGAGCTGCACGGCGATAGCAAGCTGTCGAAGGTTACGGATAAGGATGCTGTGACCGGCTGGAGTCGCAAGACGCAAAGCTGGGAAGACGATAAGTTTGAATACTGGTGGGACGAGATCGGTTACCAGATCATTGACGTGGAACCCGAGTGTAAACTCTAAGCACTAAGGTTACGGCAAAGGGGAAGTTATGAAATTGAACAGCATCACAAAAACTCTGGCCCTGCCCATTCTTGCGCTGGCTCTTGCGAGCGGCGGCATGGATGGATACGCTGCCCCCAAAAAAGAGAAAGCGAAGCTGGCGAAGGATGCCGCCCCGGCCAAGGGTGACATGAACGATTACTTTGCCGAGAGTCGCCAGGGCGTATCGCCTGAAAAGCTGAGGGAGGCGGACGCGCTGCGCATGCAGACCGTCGCCAGTATCCATAAGCTTCTGGCCACACCGAACATGCAGGCGAACCGCAAGTTCGAGCTCTACCTGCGCCTCGGTGAACTTCATTCCGAACGCGCGGAGTATATCCGCGATATGGAAATGAAGGATTATGAAACCAAATACGAAGCCTGGAAGAAGACGAAAAAAGGTGCCGAACCACAGCTGACCACCAAATCGTCCCAGGCTGAACTCCTGAAGAGTACGGAAGCCTTCCGTAAGCTCGTCAAGGAATTCCCGAAGCATCCCCGTACCGATGCAGCCCTCTATTCCCTGGCCAAGACCCTTTTGCTGCTGGAGAACGACAACGCTGTTCTTTACTTCAACCAGCTCGTGAATCAGCATAAGGATTCCATGCTGCTGGCGGACACCTACCTGGCCCTGGGTGAATTCTACTTCTATAAGCACGACATGGAAAAGGCCAAGGACAACTACAAAAACGCGATGGAAGCATCCAAGGGCAAGCCTGATAAGGAAGCCAAGGTCTATCCCTTCGCGGTCTATAAGTTAGGCTGGGCCTACTACAACTCCAAGGTCAAATCCGACAAGGAAACCATGGAGAACGTCGACAAGGGCATCGCAGCCTTCAAATTGGCCATCAAAATCGCCGAGAAGGACAAGGATAGTCCGGGTAACTTCAACCTGCGTCAGGAAGCGATCAATGACCTGATCATGGTCTATGCGGAGACCGAGAAGATCGACGAGGCGATGGAATACTTCAACCGTATCGGCGAGAAGGAATCCTTCTACGATATGCTCGAACGCCTTGGTAACATCTATGAGGACAACGGGGAAAACACCAAAGCCATCGACGTGTTCGGTCGTTTGCTGGCGGAATCGCCCACGCGCCCCAGAAACCCTGAAATTCACGCGAAACTGGCAAAACTCTATGATACGACGCTGAATGCGGCCGCCCTGGTCGACAACATGAAGCGCATGAAGGCCCTCTACGTGGACGCTGGCAGCAAGTGGATTGCCGCCAACGCCACCAAGAAGGATGTCCTGGATGAAGCCGTAGAGAAAACCAGAAAGAACATCCACCGCTACGGTACCCTTTATCATCAGCAGGGTCAGAAGCTGAAGAAAAAGCCCATGCTCGCCACGGCGGCGGAACTCTATAAACTCTATCTGGCCACCTTCCCCAAAACGGAAGATGCCTATGAGCTGCGTTACTACCTTGCGGATATCTACTTCCAGTTCGAGCAGTTTGAAAACGCGGCTGACGAATACTATACCGTCACCCAGGAACGTCCCAAGGATGGCAAGTATCTGAAGGAATCCGCCTTCAATGCTGTCGTCGCCATCAAGAAAATCGACGAAGCCACCACCTATCAGAAGCTTCCCCCGTTGGGCCAGGTCTCGAAGCCGATCCCCTTGCCCCGCGTGAAGCAGAAGATGGTGACCATGATCGACAACTATGCCGCTCTTCTCCCGAAAGAGAAAGAAGGCTTCCCTATGCGCTATACAGCAGCCATGACCTGGTTTGAGTATGGCCACTATCCGGAAGGCCTGAAGCGCTTTGAAAGTATCGGGATGGATATCCCCGATACGACCCAGGGCAAGAGCGCGATCAAAATGATCCTGACGTTCTATGCCGAACGCAAGGACTGGGAGAACCTCGTCAGGTACTCGAAGAAGTATTATGACAACAAGGCGATCGTAGCGACCAGCCTGAAGGATGATCTGATCAAGGCGATGAAAACCGGCGTGTTCTCCCTGGGTCTTCAGCAGAACAAGGAAAACAAGCTGGCGGAAGCCGCCAAGACCTTCGAATCCTTCCAGTCGCAGTTCCCTCAGGATGAAAGTGCCGACGCAGCTCTTTACAATGCCTCGACCGCTTACTACAAGCTGGCCAAGGTCGAAGATGCTCTGCGCGTGGGTCACCTCCTGCTGAAGGAATATCCGAAATCCAAGCTCGCGCCCAAAGTGTCCTTGGATATGGCCCAGACCAACGAATCGCTGGCCGACTTTGATCAGGCTGCCAAGCTCTATAAGTACTACGGTCTGAACTTCAGCAAGGAAGCCGACTCGGTCAAGGCTCTTTACAACGCCGCCACTCTCTATCGCGGTCTGAAGGATTATCCGGAATCCATCAACCTTTATAAAAAATTCATCTCGCTGCATGGCAAGGACAACCTCGCTCGCACGGCCGTCCTCCAGATCGCCGAGATGAATGAACTGAACAAAACCTGGGGTGAAGCCACCCAGTATTACAATCAGTATGCCGGCCTCTGGCCCGATCGTTCGGAGCAAAACCTCGTGGCCCGCGCCCGTCTCGCCAAGATCGCTCTGGTCAGCGGCAACCGCGCCAACGGCCTGAAGGAAATCCGTCGTCTTCAGAAGGATCTGACGACTAAGGACGCGCCTCCAGCTCTGGAAGCCCGTCGGATCGCAGCCGCCGCCTTGATTGATGACATCGAGAATGATTACAAGAATTTCACGGAAATTCGCGTCACGGATGCCGCCCGCATTGAAAAGGAAATGGCGAGCAAGCAGGAACGGCTCGTGGGACTTGTGGCTCGCTATCAGGAAGTGATTGAACTGGGCAGCGGCGAACACACCGTGTCCTCGCTCTATCACCTGGGTGTGATGCACGAGAACTTCGCCAAGGTCCTCTTCGATGCGCCAGCGCCGAAAGGGGCCAATCAAAAGGCCATCGACGATTATCGCAGCTCCATCGAAAAGGTGGCTTTCCCCCTGCGTGATGAGAGCAACAAGTTCTTCGAAGCCGCCTTCAAGCGTTCGCAGGAGGTTCAGACCTTCACCGAATGGACGCGGAAGGCTTATGAGAAGATGGTGGAACTGCAGCCTGATAAATATCCGGCTGTTGTCGAGAAAACCACTTCGCCCACGTATATGTCGCATGTGATGGTCTGGGACGAATCCGTCGCCGACCTCGCGAACTGAAAGCTGGAGGAAGCCTGACATGAAAAAACTGATCTCCATCGCACTCCTGGGCGTACTCGGCTTGAATCAGGGCTGCAGCACCACAGGACAGGTCGCGAGGATCGACAAGGAAAAGCGGAAGTTCGAACTGCAAAGCCAGGACGATACCAAATCCGCGATGATGACGAACGAAGAGGGGACCACCCAGTCCCTCGTTATGAAGCTGGAAAAGCGTCTGCAGGCCAACCCTCGGGACCTGAATGCGCATATCAACCTGTCCCAGACTTATCTGGCCATGGGTCGCTATGATCGTTCAGAAAAATCCTGCCGCGACGCGCTGCGGATTGATCCCCGTAATGAAACATCCCGGAAGATCCTGGCTCAGATTTACTATCGTCGGGGTAATCTGGAGATGGCCAACATCATCCTGAACGGCCTTGACGCCATCAACAGTAAGGACAGCCAGATCCTGAACCTTTTGGGCATGATCGCTCTGCGGCAAAACAAGCCTGAATTCGCCCTGCAGGCCTTCCAGGAAGCTCTGAAGAACAATCCCTCGGACATTGCGGTCCGTATGAACCTCGGCGTGCTTTATGTCCACTACCGTCAGCTGGGTCTGGCCGCAGTGGAGTTTGAGCGCATCCTGAAGGTGATGCCCGAGCACCCCGATGCCAATCTTCATATGGCCATTATCGAATCGAATCGCGGCAACCTCGAAAAGGCTGAAGAGCTTTATCAGAAGGTGCTGGGCATGTCGAAGAATAACCCCGTGGCCATCTTTAACATGGCCGTGGTGGAAGAGCGTCGGAAGAACTTCGATAAAGCAATTGATTATCTGAAGCGTTACCTCGACACCGACTTCGCCAAGAAGAAAAACAATCAGGAAGTCTTCGCTCTGATTGAAAAGGTCCGCTCGGAAAAGGAAGCCGCCACCGGCAAACGCGTATCGGATGATGACATCATGAAGCTCGCAGCCAAGGCTCGGGCCGGCGGGGGACCTGCCTCGGCTTCGACCAAGGATAAAGAGTTCGTGGATGCCGATCCACGCAACCAGGAAATGGAAGCCTCGCGCGCGGCACCTGCTCAACCGCAGACTCAGTCGGGCTCGACTCCTGCGGCGTCCCAGGCGGCGATCAATACCGACGGCACCACAACAGCGCCTGCGCCCGCGGCCAAAGCGGAAAAGCCCAAGGCCGAAACCAGGAAGAAAAAATCCTATCGCAATGACGAAGAAGAGATTGACGATCTGGA
This is a stretch of genomic DNA from Oligoflexus sp.. It encodes these proteins:
- a CDS encoding outer membrane beta-barrel domain-containing protein; the encoded protein is MKFRFVRTRLLLTTLLMSLAPATFAIDLKPEEIRGKGQQSPVTILQNRYFTKALRPELGVSYGTITNEAYTDTTLLGFRGAMFLNEWIGVELQSMTAKVADSDDRKALRRITYYRREADGSFVQGILDPEVNQIKKIIDTSAILAPFYGKLNLADFLIVYSDVYFTAGLSRVSTDQGDLNALNYGAGQRFYWAKALSMRIDFKARSYTETRNGADYRKNTYSVDFGLSYYLF
- a CDS encoding tetratricopeptide repeat protein; protein product: MKLNSITKTLALPILALALASGGMDGYAAPKKEKAKLAKDAAPAKGDMNDYFAESRQGVSPEKLREADALRMQTVASIHKLLATPNMQANRKFELYLRLGELHSERAEYIRDMEMKDYETKYEAWKKTKKGAEPQLTTKSSQAELLKSTEAFRKLVKEFPKHPRTDAALYSLAKTLLLLENDNAVLYFNQLVNQHKDSMLLADTYLALGEFYFYKHDMEKAKDNYKNAMEASKGKPDKEAKVYPFAVYKLGWAYYNSKVKSDKETMENVDKGIAAFKLAIKIAEKDKDSPGNFNLRQEAINDLIMVYAETEKIDEAMEYFNRIGEKESFYDMLERLGNIYEDNGENTKAIDVFGRLLAESPTRPRNPEIHAKLAKLYDTTLNAAALVDNMKRMKALYVDAGSKWIAANATKKDVLDEAVEKTRKNIHRYGTLYHQQGQKLKKKPMLATAAELYKLYLATFPKTEDAYELRYYLADIYFQFEQFENAADEYYTVTQERPKDGKYLKESAFNAVVAIKKIDEATTYQKLPPLGQVSKPIPLPRVKQKMVTMIDNYAALLPKEKEGFPMRYTAAMTWFEYGHYPEGLKRFESIGMDIPDTTQGKSAIKMILTFYAERKDWENLVRYSKKYYDNKAIVATSLKDDLIKAMKTGVFSLGLQQNKENKLAEAAKTFESFQSQFPQDESADAALYNASTAYYKLAKVEDALRVGHLLLKEYPKSKLAPKVSLDMAQTNESLADFDQAAKLYKYYGLNFSKEADSVKALYNAATLYRGLKDYPESINLYKKFISLHGKDNLARTAVLQIAEMNELNKTWGEATQYYNQYAGLWPDRSEQNLVARARLAKIALVSGNRANGLKEIRRLQKDLTTKDAPPALEARRIAAAALIDDIENDYKNFTEIRVTDAARIEKEMASKQERLVGLVARYQEVIELGSGEHTVSSLYHLGVMHENFAKVLFDAPAPKGANQKAIDDYRSSIEKVAFPLRDESNKFFEAAFKRSQEVQTFTEWTRKAYEKMVELQPDKYPAVVEKTTSPTYMSHVMVWDESVADLAN
- a CDS encoding tetratricopeptide repeat protein, which produces MKKLISIALLGVLGLNQGCSTTGQVARIDKEKRKFELQSQDDTKSAMMTNEEGTTQSLVMKLEKRLQANPRDLNAHINLSQTYLAMGRYDRSEKSCRDALRIDPRNETSRKILAQIYYRRGNLEMANIILNGLDAINSKDSQILNLLGMIALRQNKPEFALQAFQEALKNNPSDIAVRMNLGVLYVHYRQLGLAAVEFERILKVMPEHPDANLHMAIIESNRGNLEKAEELYQKVLGMSKNNPVAIFNMAVVEERRKNFDKAIDYLKRYLDTDFAKKKNNQEVFALIEKVRSEKEAATGKRVSDDDIMKLAAKARAGGGPASASTKDKEFVDADPRNQEMEASRAAPAQPQTQSGSTPAASQAAINTDGTTTAPAPAAKAEKPKAETRKKKSYRNDEEEIDDLEKQLK